The Shewanella pealeana ATCC 700345 genome contains the following window.
TATCTTTAAAACTTAACCCTGCTGATTGCTTGCCTGCGGGGTAAACTCGATTAAATTCGCTGGAATAACAAAGCTAAAGGTACTGCCCTTCCCCAATTGACTGGCGATGTTAAGTTCACTCTGGTGGTTATGTAAAGCATGCTTAGTGATGGCAAGTCCCAGGCCTGTGCCACCGCTTTGGCGTGAACGAGCGCTATCGACACGATAAAAACGTTCGGTTAAACGACCGATATGGTGAGGCGCAATTCCCTCACCATTATCTTTAACACTAAATAGACCGCCGATAGCAATCTTACGCCAACTTATTTCGACCTTGCCACCAGGCTCGGTGTAACGGATAGCATTAGAAATTAGGTTAGAACACACGCTTCTTAGCTGTAATTCATTGCCATATATATTCAGCCCTGGCTCACAGTAAAAACTGATCTCGTACTGCTCTTGCGCTAAGGCTAAGGCTTCATCACGCAAGATATCCATCATCTGCTTCATATTCACCTTAACCTCTAAGCTCACGTCGCTAGCATCCTCAATCCTCGATAATGCAAGTAACTGCTCAACCATAGAGCGCATGCGCGTGGTTTGCTGCTGCATCTGCTCCAAGGCGCGAACATTTGGCGAATCAGGCTCCGCCATCGAATGCATCATCTCTAAATAGCCTTGCAATACGGTGAGCGGCGTTTTTAGCTCATGGGATACATTGGCGACGAACTCTTTACGCATCCCCTCTAACTGACGTACTCGAGTGATATCTCGGGCAATCAATAAAAGCTGCCCCGCCCCGTAACCCATGATTCGGATCTCAAGGATATGGCCTTCTGATTGCGGCGATGACAACTCTAAGGGCTCTTGGTATTCTTTATTTTTAAGATAAGCGGAAAAATCAGGATGACGAATGAGGTTATCGATGCGCTGACCGTTATCTTGTGGCCATACAAAACCGAGCAGCAATTGCGCCAGTTTATTACACCATAAAATATTATGTTCAGAATCTAATACTACAGCGGCATCGGGTAGCGCTTCTGCGCCTTGCCTGAAACGTCCGAGCAAGAAAGCAAGCTGCGACACTCGTTTACGATTCTTCCCTTGTAAACGATAGATACCATTGAACACCCCCTCCCAACTACCGCTGCCATTAGGGGGCGTGAGGCGGCGATCATGCCATAGCCAAAAATTTAAACGGGATAACTGGCGATAATGCCAAATGAGTAGAAGAATCGACCCTAGCAATAAGATCCAAAGCACTTCACCGAATATCAATCCAATCAACAAACACGAGGCCAAATATATCGCCAAACGTGAAATTAAACGGTACCCAGAATATGAATCAAACATGTTTTACCAATATATCGGCCATATAGAAAGCTCGGCACAAGATAAGCTAAAAATCACCTTGTACCTATCAACTAGAGGCGAGTAGAGAAACGATAACCAGCGCCGCGAACTGTTTGGATCAGGCGATCATGCCCTGAATGAGTCACTGCTTTTCTTAAGCGTCTAATATGTACATCCACAGTGCGGTCTTCAACATACACATTGGTTCCCCAGACATTGTCTAGTAGCTGTTCACGGCTATAAACTCGTTCTTGATGGGTCATAAAGAAATGCAGCAGTCGAAACTCAGTCGGTCCCATATCAAGCACTTCATCACCCACTGTGACTCGGTGGCTAACAGGATCCAATTGCAGGCCTTGAACATCGATTGGATCTTCTAGGCAAGTCGGAGCACTGCGACGCATAACGGCTTTAATCCGCGCCACTAGCTCTTTGGGAGAGAAAGGCTTAGTCATAAAATCATCGGCCCCCACTTCTAGCCCGCGAACCTTGTCTTCCTCTTCACCACGTGCAGTCAACATGATAATCGGAATATGACGAGTGAATTCGTCTTGGCGTAAGCGCTTAGCTAACTGAATACCGCTACCACCAGGGAACATCCAATCGAGTAAAACAAGATCAGGGTATGGCTCGGTTAACATATCTAGTGCAGAGTCGTAATCCTCGGCGGCGACTGTGGTATAACCATGCTGTTCCAAAACAAAAGTTAACATCTCTCGGATGGCTAACTCATCTTCAACTATCAAAATCCTTGCAGTCATAATCGATCTTCTATCAGTGAATTTCTACGATGGTATTATTGGTCACTTTTATGACATTAATATTAAACACTGGGATATTTTGCCATATTAAGCGATATTTTTGTCATAAATATTCTTGTTAGCTTATATCAATTTGGTTAATTAGCTAATCGCGCTCTTGTGCTGGAGCGCCGCCTCTTCCTCTATAGATAACACGATATAACGGCTAAAAAGAAATTGAGCCCCGCTAATTAAAACAAGACTCGCCCTTCTGCCCAAGTATAAAGCGCTCATTGGCTAACTGCTCGTCTCTTACATTAAATCCGTACGCTGATACCGAAAGGTTGTCGTTATAGCCGCACATAATGAGTGCTTATTCAAAGCACTAAATCATACCTACAGTTAGGCATCAAACACCTATTTTAATTCAAGATCAAAAAAGAGGCCTAAGCCCCTTGTTATCAATATGCCGAAGCCGGTTTAGAACTTATGTTCTAGACCTATACCGAAGTAGCTATCGTCATTTTCAACGTTCTCAAATGAACGATTTGTGTAGAAAGCGAACAACTTAGTTGGCTTACCTAGCTTATAATCACCACCTAAAGACCAAGAGTCACCCTTGTCTTCCATGTCTTGATACTGAGCTTTCAGTACGATGGCTTCAATTTGGTAAGCAGCACTAAGTAGGTAACCGGTTTTGCTTTCGCTACCAACAATGGCTGTACCATCTTTGCTATAAGTCTCTTCCTGCTGCTGATACATAGCCCCCAACTTAAGACCAGCAATCTTGCCTTGTACGGTTGCACGTGCAACTTCATAGCCTTTTACGTCCGAATCATAAGCAACCGATGCGTAGATTGGTGACTTCTTAAGTTTGGCATCACCGTACATGGCGGCAACACTGAAACCATCTTGTGTATATTGTGAGCTAGCGCCTTCAGCAGCGTAAGTTACACCAACTTTGAAACCACCAAAAGATGGCGTGATATAAGTTGCGGTTTGTTCAATACGGTTTTCCCCCTTGAACAAGTTCTTCAAATCACCCGATAGGTCGTTGAACTGATCAACCTTACCTTGTGAAGCTTTGAGCATAGTGTCGTTACGACCTACAGAGAAAGCACCAAAGTTACCTCTAAGACCAACAAATTGATTACGTGCTTCGAAATTGTCTTTGCTGCTATCACCGGTATCAACTTCATATTCTACTGTGTAAAACGCTTCTAGCGAGTTACTTAACTCGAAAGCACCTTTAACACCAAAACGAGAAGCATTAGATTGAATCGTAGTTGTTGATTCATCGTTTACGTCATTTGACTGAGCTGTCACATTAAGCTTGCCGTAAACTGTTAGTGGGTCAGCCGCGTAAGCAGAAGACATAGTTGCAGTCGCAACAGCAGAAGCCAGTAGAGTTTTACAGAAAACGTTCATCATTTAATCCTTTTGACGTTATTCGTCTTGGTTATTGGTTTGGACGAGCGTCATAATGAAGATGATTTGTTGCACTTTTATTTCAGTAAGAACTGAATAACGGCAAATCTATTAAATTATCGGTAACAGATACTCGCTAACCCAGAGCTAGCAAGGGCTTTAGAGAAAGGGGAAGAAATGTGACACTTTGATGAAATGTCACATAGCCATGATTCAAGATGACAATGAGGCGGTTTACCCGAACCGGACAATGGCTTACACTGCGGCTTTAATTTTGATTGAGCACTTATCTATGTGGTTTAAAAATCTAACTGTATACCGCTTTAACAAGCCTTTCTCTGTTGACCCTGATTCACTAGAAAAATCACTGGAAGACTTCACTTTCTCTCCTTGCTCAAGCCAAGACATCAGCAAATTTGGATTCTCTAAGGCGATGGGTAAGCATGGCGAAACCCTGATCCACACAGCCGGTGACAGACACCTTATCTGTGCAACTAAAGAAGAAAAGATTCTACCGTCTCAAGTGATCAAAGAAGCACTTGAAGAGAAAGTCAGCCAAATTGAAGCTGAAGAAAACCGTAAGCTCGCTAAGAAAGAAAAAGATGCGATGAAAGATGAGATCACTACGACCTTGTTACCGCGTGCTTTCTCTCGTCGTAGCCAAATTCGTGCACTGATTCTACCTGAGATCCAAATGGTGCTCGTTGACAGCTCTAGCGCAGCTAAATCTGAAGAGCTAATGGCATTATTGCGTAAAGCAATTGGCACCTTACCTATCATTCCGATGAGTTTTAAAACGCCAATTGAAACTCAGCTGACTGAGTGGCTAAAAGAAGGTAAAACACCTGCTGCGTTTGAAATGCAAGATGAAGCCGAGCTAAAGAGTGACTCTGATGAAGGCGGTATCGTTCGCTTCAAGCAGCAAGACTTGAGTGAAAATGAAGTACTAGCGCATATCGAAGTGGGTAAACAAGTTCATAAGCTTGCGCTTCACTTCGGTCAGTCGATTGCATTCCTACTGCAATCAGATGCCGCGATTAAGCGTCTTAAGTTCTCTGAAGAATTTAGAGCGGGCAACGATGACTTAGGTAATGATGACCCAATGGCAAGACTTGACGCAGACTTTGCCTTGATGAGCAGCGAGCTTATCGCATTGATCAATGCAACGGTAGAGGCTCTTGGCGGCCTAGAAGACAGCATCTAATTAACTGCATGTGTTAATAAAAAGGCGCCTAATGGCGCCTTTTTGCTCTCCCAGCCAATTTATTTGACCGCTTTTAGCTGACCTTGTTTATCAAACGGCCAATCGACACCAAGCCAAGCCTCAAAGAAAGCCTTTTGTGAACGACTTGGCTTGTCGACACTGGTGATTGCCAACTTGCCACTTTGCTTCTCGCCGAGCTTAAGCTCCACCTCTTTCAACCTGTCATTGCTAAATAAGGTTACTTTAATCGTGTCTGTAGCGTTAAAGTCTTTAATGCGTGACTCGAAACCCGCCGCTGTCACTTTAAGGCCGTTTATCGCCACTACCTCGTCGCCAAGTACGATGCCCGCATTCCAAGCAGGACCATTACGCAGCACCTGAGACAACACCAATGAACCAGACTTCAAGGTCACTCCGGTAAAAGGCTCGACTTTAGTGTCTTTACCGTAACTGGTTTTTAGACCGGCCTGACCGAGCAAGGCATCAAAGTCTAAACTGACTGGCGAGTTAACATACTCCTGCCACCAGTTTTCATAACTTGTCCCCGATACTTGGTTTAAGATCCCTTTCACATCAGCAATGGTATAGCCCACGGGGAGCTTGTATTCATTGTAGAGCTTACGGTGTACGTCGCGATATGAGCGCTTAAGTTTGGTTTGTTCAAGCAAAGAGAAATCGAGAGCCAAAGAGGTTAAGTACCCCTCTGAGTAGATGTTAGTGCTGTGGTTAACCGCGTAATCACCACCGCTACTTGCCCACTGATTAGCACTGGCCTCTGCAATTGATTGCACTTCACGTCCCGGTGTTTTCTCGCTTTGCGCTACACGTTTTGCCAAGTCTTCTAAAAACTCCTTCGGGGTCATCACTCCAGCACGTAGCAATAACTGGCTTTGGAAGTAACTGGTTGAGCCTTCAGCAATCCAAAGTAGCTCGGTGATCTCTTCATCTTGATAGTTGTAAGGGACTAATCCATCTGGGCGATAAGCCTTGACGTTCCAAGTATGAATAAACTCATGAGAAGCGGTTTTGATAAATCCTAAATAATCTTTACGATCTCGATAACTAAAACGTGGGCGCTGAATAATGGTTGAGTTCAGATGCTCTGTTGCGCCGCGGGCACCGCTCGTGGCATGGACCATGTAAACATAACGCTCAAACGGATAATCATCCCAAATGACCTCGGCCTGACCACTGAGTTTGCTCAAGTCGGTAACTATTTGGTCGATGTCGTAGTTGCCCTCCCCCCAAACCACTAATTCATACGCTCTGCCGTCGGCTCTAAAAGTTCGATGCTCGCTGAGCCCGGTTTCGATTGGAGAGTCGACTAAGATATCGTAATTATCGGCTATAAAAGAATGTGCCTTCTTGCCACTGTCCATACCGGAATAACTATTCCAGTCACTAGGTACATCTAAGGAAACAGTTAAAGGCTCATTTCTAAACTCTGGGCTATAAACAAAAGTGCCACTCGCATCTAAAAAAGCATGGGATGCATCGATATGATTGACCCTTTGGCCTAATTTGTTGGCATAGAGTTGATAACTGACGGTTACGCTCGTTGGTTCAGTTAAGGCAACTGTCCACTCACCACTCGCGGTTCTTGTCCAAGGTAATACTGAACCGCTATCATCGGTAGCCGTAAAGGTTCTAACAGCATCCGCCAATGGCAAGACTTGATACTTACCCGTGCGCCATACAGGCAAATTAACCACTAATGAATTTGACTGGGTTTCTGGAAAGACGACTTCTACCTTTGCCAAATGATGTTCTGGGCTAGTTAAGTCAATCTGGTAGTTTACATTGGCAATGGCATTAGTACTGGCTAACGCCCCAAAAGTTAAGATAAAGGGAACTACAGGTTTCACTCTCACATCCTTCTGTTATTATTATTCTAATTGAGCAAAAAAAATATAACACAAGACTCAACCAAGCCAAAGAATAACAAAAATCAGGCGCTTAATTTAACATTTAGACGCAAGGAGTGGCCTTTTAATGCGTATTGTAATTTCCCTAGTATCCTTGATATTTTTATCACTCTCTCCTAGCCATGTTTATGCCGCGTCAAGAGATGAAGTGTTAACAGAAGTGCAATTAAGAGAAGCGCCGAAAGCGCTTGAACAATCATTAGCGAAAACGCTTCCCGTGCTACCTCAATTCACTTCTGCTGAGATGTTTACTGCTTTTACCCAACAGCGACGACTGCCAAGCGAGGAGGTAAAACGTGACATCCAACTTTCTGCTCGCTTAACAATGGAGCTTTATAACAAAGATAAAGACCGTTATATCGCTGCAAAACGCCTCACGGATCAACTGGAATATATTAGTCACAGTGCATTCGACAAGAGTTATTTGTTAATGCTTAAAGGACGCTACGCGGGGAAAAGCCAACAAGACTACCTCAGCGCAATCGAATACTATCAACAAGCCGTAGCACTGCTTGAGCACTCAAATCTTCAGACTGATCGCGTTCTACAGTATACATTGCAAGAACACCTCAGTGTCATGCACATGATTTTGCGTGAGGAAGTTGTCGCTTTACAGCACTTAAGAAAACTGTCGACACTCTCCAAGCAGCTCAATAACGATTATCTGCTCGCCCATGCTGAATCAATATTGGGTAAATATTATTATCAACAAGATCAACTCGGTAAGTCACTTTCTCATTACACTGAAGCGGTAAAGTACACTAGAACGGGGAAAAACGCTTCTCAAAATGCCCATATAGAGCTTCAACTTGCCAGGGTCTATCGAGATATCGAGTCTTGGGATGAGGCACTAAAAGCGGCTCATAATGCCGCCGATGCTTTTAGTCAGCTTGGTAACGACAATTATTTGTCCTCTTCGATGACGGTCATAGCCATGATTTATGCCCGCCAAGGGCAATGGTACAAGTCGATTGATTACCATTTGAATGCACAACAAATTGAATCAAGGCTAGGTAACTATATTGGCTTAGCGCTTAACCTGCATAATCTAGGCGAAGCCTACTTCAAAGTTGGTGACTCCCAAAGTTCACTGGCTAACTTAGAGCGAGCCAACGAAATTTTCACATCCAAGAAGAGTGACCACTATTTAGTTTATAACGACCTACTCATCGCCGAAGTGACTGCGAGTACTAACGACTGGACTAAATCACTCGATTACGCCACAAAAGCGGTTGCTATTGCCGAGTCTAAACAGCTAAATGAAGAGTTAAAAGAAGCATTAACAAGGCAAACCTATGCCTTCGAAAAGCTTGGCCGCTATGAAGATGCCTTCAACAGCCTTCAGAGGCTAAATAAATTGAATAACCAGACTAAGCCGCAATCGATAGGAATAGAGCAGCAGTCACAAGTCATCGAGCAAAAACTTAAGCTCAATTTAAGTCAGAGTAAAAATGAATTACAGGCAAAAATTGAGCAGCTTAATATCAGCCGATTAGTCAGCATATTCTGTATATTTGCCCTATGCTTGGCCCTGTTGTTTTTAATTAAGCAATGGCGCCTCAAGAGTAAACTCGTCGCTGTAAATTCAAACCTAAGTAAGGCTCAGCTGCTGGAACCTTTCACTGGCCTTCCAAACTATTTGGCCTTCAAACTGGATTTTGAGCGGCAGAATAAACCAACAAAAACATTGGTATTGGTTTCACTCTCTGAACAGCTTGATTTTGATCTAGTTCAGGGATTTCAATGCAATTCTGATATGAATACTCAGCAAGTATTAGCGATCAAGAATGCATTAAACTGCCAAGCGTACATTATCCGCCCGGGGGTATTCTTAATCAGTTTTGACTCACTCATAGACCCTAATGACCTACTCACAATGCTAACGGATGTTATTGGTGAGCATCATGGGGAGACAAGCCTTCATATGGGAATATTACACCTGCCATTATTAGGGGATTCTGCCATCAAATTATCGGCCGCTCAGCATTTCGGCAGCTTGCAGATGTTGTTATCCGCCGCGAGAACATTAGGTAGCGAGCAAGACTACTTTGTCACAATGAAGGCTCTTAAGTTTGCTTCGGCTGGAATATTCAATAAGCCCCTTTACCTTAACATCGAAAAGAGTATCGTTCGCGGCATAATGAAGGTCGAAACCAATGGCAATAAAGAAGATATCATTTGGCCAAGATGGAAGAGCCATCAAAACATCGATATCGATGAAGATAAAATCGCCATATAAGCAGTTAAATCTCAGCTTATGCCGATGTTGATTTCTCTATTTTGAAGACTACTGATAAGATAAGTGATTAAATTTAAGCTTCATTTTTAAATTGCGCAATATATAGGAACCCAGATAAGCATGAAGGATGTCGCCATAAGTACGTCTCAAATAAGCTTGTTACAGCAAAAACTCTTTGCTGCTAGACAGGCATTAGAAGAGATGACCGAAGAGCAAAATGAAAAGCTACACATCCTCATACAGTTTATTGGACAACTAAGCCTCGCCTGTAAAGGTCAAAATCTAGAGCTTGATAATAAGCTCGCTAAATTGCGTCATAAATTAGTAAAGTTTAACCAATTCGAAGATTCACTTCCCGCTCTTAATGAAGCCGATACCATCCTTAAGCAGCAATATGCCCGTGTGATGCTGCAGCTCGAAGATAGCCGCCAATCATTAGCGAATATGGTGAGTCAAATTCAGCGTATCGACTCGCTTCCAAGTAAGTTAAAGCTAGAAATTACTTACTTTAAAAAAGAGCTAATTAAGCCGTTTCACACCCACTGGGATTACATTCCAAAGGTGGAGAAGGTGGTTAATTTTTATGATGAGATCTTAAAAGAAAAACTTAACCTTGGTGAACAGTTCGAGATCTTACCTCGTCATCGACAAGCCGCTCATGAGCTTGCACTGCTGTTATCAGAAATAGAGTTTAGAAAAGAGCAACGACAACAGATCTCAGAAATGAAGAAGTCGTTAACCGAAGAGTTTGAACTCGACACCTTGCTTGAAGCTTATCAGGTGGTACTTAATCTACTACTGGATAACATTGCTAGAGAAAAAACCGCCTCGCAAGAGTTTCTATACGTACTCAATAATGCACTGAGCAATGTTCAAGAGGTAGTCACAGATAGCTACAGTCACTCGGTAAAGAATTTTCAAGTGACCAAGCAGCTTAATCGCGATATCAATTTCCAAGTTGATAACGTTGGCGAAGCCGTGATTGAAGTCGATGATATTGATGAGTTAAAAAACCAAATAGCCCTTCATTTATCCTCTTTGCGAAAATCTCTTGGGCGTAAAGAACTGCTCGAAAATAGAGAGCAAACCCAGCTAAAGCAATCTGTTGAGGCCTTACGTCAAGAACTCAAAGCCCTTGGAAAAGAAACTGACTCATACAAAGAGCGCTTATTTGAGCAGCAAAAGCTTAATCTATTAGACTCATTAACCCAGCTACCTAATCGCAGCGCATTAGAAGAGCGCATGGATATTGAATATCGCAACTATAAGCGAACCAAACAGCCATTATGGGTCGCAGTCGCCGATATCGATCACTTCAAAACAATTAATGACAGTTTCGGCCATAGTACTGGGGATAAAACACTGCAAGTAATTGCTATGGCGCTGAAAAATGCCTTAAGAGAGTCGGAGTTTGTCGCACGTTATGGCGGTGAAGAGTTTGTACTCTTGCTGCCTAATGTTGCCGAGAGTGACATCCAACCTTTACTTAACCGTGTGAGAGAAAAAGTAAAAAGCATACCGTTTAAGTTTAAAAATCAGCGAATTACAGTTACAGTATCTATAGGTGCTGCGCAAATAATCGAAAATGAGCTCATCACAGAAACATTCGACCGAGCCGACGCTGCGCTTTATAAAGCCAAAAATGAAAGCAGAGATAGGGTCATCATTGACTTCTAAGTTTCTCCCCTTGTGATAACACCCGTTACCACTCTCTCTTTAAGGGACAGCTTGCTTATCACTGCTTAAGGAGTTGCTATGATAGTAAAAATAAGCCCAAGAGGAAGCCTAGATCAACTTTCGCAACTGGAAGTTGATAGACTAAAACAGAACGCTAAAAGTGAGCTTTATCAGCTCTACCGCAACTGCTCACTCGCCGTACTCGCATCGGGCCTTAAAAGCGATAATGCCCAGGGACTTTTCAACCGCTTTAGTGACTTTAATATTAATGTCTTACGCCGTGAGCGTGGCATTAAAATTGAGTTGACCAACCCACCGGAAGAAGCCTTCGTGGACGGCGAGATTATCGCAGGGATCCAGGAGCACCTATTTGCGGTACTTAGGGATATCGTTTATATCAACGATAAGTACGATAACCTTAAACATATCAACTTAACGAATGCCAGTCATATCACCAACGTTGTATTTGATATCTTACGTAACGCCCGCTCAATGCCGATGCTTGATCCTAATATTGTCGTCTGCTGGGGCGGACACAGTATCAATCAAATAGAATATCAATACACCCGTGAAGTCGGTTATGAGCTCGGGTTACGCCAGCTAGATATCTGTACAGGTTGTGGACCTGGCGCGATGGAAGGACCAATGAAAGGTGCCGCCATTGGCCATGCCAAACAGAGAGTGAACCTCGCCCGATATATCGGTCTTACCGAGCCAAGTATTATTGCAGCTGAGCCACCAAATCAGATTGTGAATGAGTTAGTCATTCTGCCTGATATTGAAAAGCGCTTAGAGGCCTTTGTTAGGCTGGGACATGGGATTATTATCTTCCCAGGTGGTGCAGGGACAGCGGAAGAGCTACTTTACCTCCTGGGTATTTTACTCAACAAAGATAACCAAGATATCCCCTTCCCTCTAGTGCTAACAGGCCCTAAAGAGAGTGAAGAATACTTCTTACGTATCGATGAGTTTGTCGGCGCCACATTAGGTGAAGAAGCACAAAGCAAATACCAGATCGTTATTGACGACCCGGTCAAGGTCGCTCGAATACAGAAACAAGCTATGGAGCAGATCAAGACCTTCCGTAGGGAAAATGGCGACTCATATCAGTATCAGTGGTCTTTAAAAATTGAACCTGAGTTTCAGCTTCCATTTGAGCCAACCCATGAGGTCATGAGTAACCTAGATCTGTACTTTCAGCCGAATAAAGCAGAGTTAGCCGCTAACTTGCGTAAAGCATTTTCTGGTATCGTGGCCGGTAATGTTAAAATGGATACCATTAAGGCAATCGAAGCCAAGGGCCCCTTCGAAATCAAAGGAGATCCTGAGCTGATGCGATTGATGGACGACCTTTTAGGCGCCTTTGTTAGCCAACAACGAATGAAGTTACCGGGAAGCGAATACGTTCCCTGCTACAAAGTCATAAAGTAGAACGAATCTGATGTTACAGGTAAGCGAATACGTTCCCTGTTATGAAAGCTATAAAGTGGAAAGTCGTAGAGTATTAAATGAATAAACTGCTAATTATCTATGGCATAAACTTCATGAACTTGCAGCAACGGA
Protein-coding sequences here:
- the ppnN gene encoding nucleotide 5'-monophosphate nucleosidase PpnN, with the translated sequence MIVKISPRGSLDQLSQLEVDRLKQNAKSELYQLYRNCSLAVLASGLKSDNAQGLFNRFSDFNINVLRRERGIKIELTNPPEEAFVDGEIIAGIQEHLFAVLRDIVYINDKYDNLKHINLTNASHITNVVFDILRNARSMPMLDPNIVVCWGGHSINQIEYQYTREVGYELGLRQLDICTGCGPGAMEGPMKGAAIGHAKQRVNLARYIGLTEPSIIAAEPPNQIVNELVILPDIEKRLEAFVRLGHGIIIFPGGAGTAEELLYLLGILLNKDNQDIPFPLVLTGPKESEEYFLRIDEFVGATLGEEAQSKYQIVIDDPVKVARIQKQAMEQIKTFRRENGDSYQYQWSLKIEPEFQLPFEPTHEVMSNLDLYFQPNKAELAANLRKAFSGIVAGNVKMDTIKAIEAKGPFEIKGDPELMRLMDDLLGAFVSQQRMKLPGSEYVPCYKVIK